The sequence CCTTTACCGTTTTAAGGCTGTCGCCAAAAACGCTCCTGATTGCTGCGGCTTCAGATCGGTCGCCTTCTTTTGTTCCTGTGGCGTGGGCATTGATATAGCCAATTTCTGCCACGGAAGCGCCAGACTGGCGTATGGCGATTTCCATGGCCCGTGCTCCGCCCTGAAAGTCTGGCGATGTGATATGCCCCGCATCGCACGTTGCTCCGTACCCAACCACCTCGCCAAGGATTGTCGCCTGACGGCGGCGGGCATGTTCCTCTTCCTCCAGCAGCAACACAGCAGCGCCCTCAGCCATGACAAAGCCATCACGCCCGCTGTCAAAAGGACGGCTGGCCTGTTCCGGCACATCGTTGCGGGTTGAAAGAGCCTTCATGCTGGAAAAACCCGCCAGCAAAAACGGTTGAATGCCCGCATCGCTTCCGCCTGCCAGCATCACATCCGCCTGCCCGTGGGCGATGCTCAAAAATGCTTCGCCGATGGCATTGTTAGCAGTGGCGCAAGCGGACACAGGCGCATAGTTCGCCCCTTTAAAGCCCGTCCTGATAGCAACCACGCCCGAAGCCATGTTGACGATCATCATGGGAATCATGAAAGGCGAAACCCGCCGTGCGCCCTTGGCCAGAAATGCTTCATGATTTTTCATGATCGTTTCTATGCCGCCGATGCCAGAACCCACATAAACCCCGGCGCGTTCCGGATCCCAATCGGTGCCTTCCAGACCAGACATTTCAACGGCCTGCAAGGCAGCAACAACGGCAAACTGGATATATTTGTCGTATTTTCTTGCGTCCTTTGCGCAAAAATATGTCTCTGCCGAAAAATCGTCCACCTTCCCGGCGATCCTCACCGGGGATTCATCAAACGCAGAATCGTCCATATACCTGATGCCGGATTTTCCGGAACTGATGTTCTTCCACATGGTTTCAGGGTCGTTTCCTGAAGAAGAGATAACCCCAAAGCCTGTTACAACTACTTTACGCATGGCGTCTCCTGGCCTGTTAATTTATATGTATATACATGAATATAACTGCACAAAGCCCAAAAACTCGCAAAAATTGCAGCATTCGCTAGGCACTGTCCTTTTCTGCAATCCCGGAAACCTTGAGCAACAGTCGCAGCAACTCCTGGACATCATCGTCCCCCAATTCTGAAATCATAAGCTGCTGCGCCTCTTCCCAATGAGGGTGAGCTTCTTTGAGGCTGGCTGCACCACAGGCCGTCAACTGCATGATCTTTTTGCGGGAATCCGTCGGGCCTGGGGCACTCGCAACAAGCCCCATTTTTTCCAGCTTTTCCACATTTCTGGTCACTGTTGTCTGGTCAATGCCCAAAACCCGGCCAATCTCCGTTATCGAAGGCTCCTCCAGACCAGCAATAGCCCGCAGCAAACCATACTGGGTCATGCGCATTCCATTGCGCGCCAGAAACTTGCCGTAAAGCTGGTTGAGTTGCCGATCCGCCTTTCGGATTTGGAGAAAAAGACAAGGCAGTTGCATGGGTGCTCCACATTTTCATGTATATACATATATTATTCGATGCCCGGCGCATGTCAATACCCGGCAAGACGCTTGACTTCACTATAATTTGAAAATAGATTTCAATTCCATTCAAATTGAGCCACCCCGGCTGTTCCGGTGCGGCGATGACAGGAGCGCACAGCATGCCGGAATCCCTTTCCGCAACTGTCGGGGCGCGCGGCGGCAATGCCCGCACGCTCATCGGCGGTCTGGCCTATTCCCTGCGGCTTGCCATCGCGGGCAATCCCAACTGTGGCAAGACCACAGTTTTCAATGCCCTCACAGGCGCACACCAGCATGTGGGCAACTACAGCGGCGTGACTGTTGAAAAAAAAGAGGGCTTTATCCGTCACGAAGGGCAGGAGATCATCCTTGTGGATCTGCCCGGCGCGTATTCGCTTTCCGCCTATTCGCAGGAGGAAGTGGTGGCGCGCAACGTGCTGCTGGGCGGAGCGGTGCAGGCGGTCATCAACGTTGTGGACGCGGGCATTCTGGAGCGAGGGCTGCTGCTTACGGCCCAGTTGCGCGAGATGGGCCTGCCTGTGGTCATTGCCTGCAACATGATGGACGAAGCCAGGGCGGCGGGCATCAGCATTGATTTTTTGCGCCTGTCGGAGCTCATGGGCGCCGTCGCCGTGCCCACTGTCGGCACCTCTGGCAATGGCCTGCGCGAGGCCCTTTCTGCGGCGCGCCAGGTTGCCCTTGATGCAGAAAACAGCAGCCTGCAGCCTTGCATTCCCGCAGCTTCACCCACCGAAAGCCACGGTTCTGCCCTGCACATAAGCTACGGCCCCCTGCTCGACCCGATACTGGAAACCATGGAAAAACGCATTGCGGCCAGCCAGGGCATGGCATCCTCGCCCTATGCCCACTGCGCGCCGCGCTGGCTGGCACTGAGCCTGCTTCAAAATGATGCGGAAGCCGTTGCGGCCTTGCAGGCGGCGGATGCAGACCTTGCCGCAGACATGGCCCAGGTCTGCCGCTTTGTGCAGGAAGAACTGGGCAGCATTGGTCACGATGCGGAAGGCTTGATAGCAGATGGGCACAGCGCCTTTGTGCGCAGAGTTGCCGCCGCCTGCGTGGTCAAAACCGGCAAGCGCCACCGCCTCAGCCTCTCCGACAGGCTCGACCGCATACTGGCCCACGCGGTGTGGGGCGCGCTGATTATGCTTGGCGTGCTCTACGCCATGTTTCAGATCACCATTGTTCTTGGCTCCTACCCCCAGGGCTGGCTTGAGGGCGCGTTCAGCGCGCTGGCTGGCGCGGTGCGGGGCACACTGCCAGAAGGCCTGCTCTCCTCCCTGCTGGTGGACGGCGTGATCGCGGGCGTTGGCGGAGTGCTGAGTTTTGTGCCGCTGGTGCTTATCATGTTTGCGCTCATCGCCATTGTGGAAGACAGCGGCTACATGGCGCGCATGGCCTATATTGCCGACCGCGTGTTCCAGTTTTTCGGCCTGCACGGGGCATCGGTGATGCCCTATATCATTTCCGGCGGCATTGCGGGCGGCTGCGCCATCCCCGGCGTCATGGCCACCCGCACCATGCGCAGCCCCAAGGAAAAACTGGCAACCATGCTCACCCTGCCCTACATGGCCTGTGGGGCCAAACTGCCCGTGTATCTGCTGCTGGTGGGCACGTTTTTTCCGCACAATGCCGCCAACATGATGTTTGCCATCATCATGCTCTCGTGGGTGCTGGCCTTTTGCGTGGCTCTGCTGCTGCGCAAAACCGTCTTGCGCGGCGAAGCGACTCCCCTGGTCATGGAAATGCCGCCCTACCGCATGCCCACCGCGCGCGGCATCTGCATCCATTGCTGGGAGCGCACCTGGATGTACCTCAAAAAGGCGGGCACGGTGCTTGTGCCACTGTCCATGCTCATTTGGGCGGCCATGACCTTTCCGGCCCTTGATCCGCAAACGGCCCTGCCCTTTGAAAACGAAATCGCCCGCCTGAGCGCGGGACTTGAGCGAGAAGAACTGCCTGCGGAAGCGCGCGCCAGCCAGGAAGAAGCCCTCGCAAAAATGCAGGAGAAACTGGATGCCGAGCGCCTGCGGCACACCCTTGCCGGGAGCCTTGGCACATGGTTTGAAGGCGCAACATCCTACGCGGGTTTCAGCTGGCGCACCGATGTGGCCCTTATCGGCGGCATTGCAGCCAAGGAGGCCATCATTTCCACACTGGGCACTGCCTACGCCCTTGGGGAGCAAGACCCGGAAGACCCGGCCTCTCTGGCGGAGTTGCTGCGCGCCGACCCAACGTGGAATCAGGGCACTGCCCTGGCTCTGCTTGTTTTTGTCATGCTCTACGCCCCCTGCTTTGTCACTCTGGTTGTCATCCGGCAGGAGTCGGGAAGCTGGAAGTGGGTGGCCTTTAGCATAGCCTTCAATACACTGCTGGCCTTTGGCATGGCCGTGGGCGTGTATCAGACGTACCGCTTTTTCTGGATGGACGCATGATGATCAGACGTACAGGGCGCGCACCCGGCATGGGCATACGCGCATATATTGCCTTGGGGTTCACGGTGATGGCCCTGCTTTTTACTGCCAGTTTTTTCTATTTTATGAGCATGGCGCGCGAGGTCAGCGTGTCCGGCACCCGAACCTACGGGCTTTTCATGACGCTGGCCGAGAGCGACAAACTGACCGACAGCCGCAACATGGCACGCCTGCGAGGCGCAGAATCCGCACTGGCGGCCTTGCCCTCACTGACCGCGAAGCCAGCGGAGCCGGAGGCCAGCGCCGCGCTGACGGAGCTTTCCGCCGCTATAGCGGAACTGGCAACTGCACAGCCAGTAACTGACGACATGCTGCTGCAACTGCGCCGCACGGCTACGCTGGCGCACGAATTTGAAAACCGCCTGCTCGTGGGCTTTCTTCTGCTGGGCACCGGGCTGGCCCTGTTGTTCGGCCTGCTGCGCCTGCATCTTGCGCGCCCGCTGCAAAGCATCATGGTCTTTCTCAACCAGTTGGGCACAGGTTCCGCCAGCCAGCCCCCCAAACACAGTTTTATCACCGAACTGCGCAACATATCGGCTGCGCTCGAAAATCTTGGCACCTATCTGTCGCTCGCCACAGTGCGCTCGCAAAAACTGGCCTCCGAGCACGACCATTTTCAAAAAATGTCGCTGGTGGACGGACTCACCGGCGTGGGCAACCGCCGCGCCTTTGACGACAAGCTGCATTCCCTGTGGCTTCATGCCCTGCAACATGGCACGCCGCTGGCGCTTATCATGCTGGATGTGGATACCTTCAAGCGCTACAATGACAGTCTGGGGCATCAGGCCGGGGATGAATGCCTGCGCCGCATTGCCGCCGCCATGAGCCGGGCGGCACGCGCTACGGATGTTTGCGCGCGCTACGGCGGGGAGGAGTTTGCCCTGCTGCTGCCCGGTGCGGACGATGCAACAGCGCAGGCCGTGGCCGCCCGTGTGCATGCCGAAGTGGCGCGGGAACAGTTGCCTCACCCCAGCTCGCCAGTGGGCGATATGGTGACGGTCAGCCTGGGAGTGAGCAGCCTCACGCCGGTGGAAGAGCAGAAGGAAGAAAGCCAGATGCTGGTGCGGCAGACAGATTCCGCCCTTTATGCCGCCAAGGCCTCAGGCCGCAACCGCACCTGCGTTTATGGGCAGGCTTCATAAGCATCCAAGAGGGTAGCCCGGCATGCAAAAAGCCGCCCGGATTCAATCCGGACGGCTTATATTCGCTGTTCTGACAGAAAGTATAACTTACTTCACCGTTACAACCGTTGAAGCCGCAATAGTTTCCGGCGTCAGTTCCTGGCCCAGACCGGGCAGCTCGGGCACGGAGTACATTCCCTTTTCAGGCATGTAGTTGTGCACGCAGGTTCTGGTGTTGGGCTCAAGCAGTGCGTAGCGGTGCAGCTCATGGATCATGAAGTTGGGAATAGCCGCCTCCATGTGCAGGGCCGCAGCTGTCGAGATGGGGCCGCCGCACACATGAATCTGCACGGTCACATCATAGACGTGGGCCATGTCGCAAATTTTCTTTACCTCTGTGAGGCCACCGCAGGTGCAGATATCAGGCTGGATGACACTCAGCGAACCCTCTTCAAGGAAGGGACGGTAACCCCAGCGCCAGTAAATGCGCTCGCCAGCAGCGATGGGAATCGGCACATTGTCCGCAACCTTCTTCATCTGCTTGGGGTTCAGAGGCATGACGGGTTCTTCGTAGTACAACACGCCAAGTTCCGCGATCATGCGGCCAAACTGGATGGCCGCAGTGGTGGACGTAAAGGAGTGCATTTCAACAATGATATCCATATCCGGCCCAACCGCCTTACGCATGGCTGCAAGACGGTCATAGCCCCTGCGCAGTATCTTGTCGGGCAGCACGCCTGAAAGATCCTGCTGGTTCCAGTTGCCCTGCCCGTCCATGGCAAGTACGTCCACCTTAAGGGCATCATAGCCTTCTTCCTGGGCTATAAGCGCAGTTTCGGCATAGGCCTCGGGATCAACAAGCATGGCTTTGTCCTGCCCGGCCCCCCAGCCAAACTGCAACTGGCTGGCATAAGCTCGTATCTTGCTGCGAGTCTTACCGCCAAGTAGCTGATAAACGGGGACGCCAAGCGCCTTACCCTTGATGTCCCACATGGCAAGGTCAAGGCCGCTCATGGCAGCGGAAAAAATACCGCCGCCGCCCTGCCCCCAAAATGTCTTGCGCAGCATCTTTTCCCAGATTGCTTCGTTGCACATGGGATCCATGCCAATGAGTATCTGGCCCAGATCTTTCGCCATGCCAAACCCGCCAGAAGCGCCCACGCCGTAAGCAAGGCCCACTTCACCGAAGCCGCTGATGCCTTCATCCGTATTAACTTTCACAACAACAGGGCGCCATTTGCTAGTAGCGGAACTGAAGTCATTGGCCACATCAATAATATCAATGCTCGTAATCTTCATCATTATTCTCCTGTAAACTGTGCCGCTAATAACGCTTGGCCGCAAGAATACCTGCCGCAATGGTCGCCGCCGCCCCTGTGAACACAAGGCAAAGCAGACCGCTGCTGTACTGGCCGGTAGTGCTTATGAAAAATCCGATCATGGCGGGCGCAAGCGATGCAAACCCGTTGGCAAGGCCATTCATTATGCCTGACGCCGTGGACATGGACGAGCCGGGAATCAGCCCCTGCAGCAACGTCCAGGCCACCGGCGTTCCCATGGTGCAGAATGCCACAGCCAGAGACAGCAATACGGCCGAGAGGTATTTCTGCTCGGCGACTGCCCCCAGATAAACACAACAACCGGCAAAGAACATGGCTGCCATAAGAATTGGCGCGCTTCTGCCTATCTTGTCCGTCAAAAATCCGCACGACACCTTAAAAATAATGGAAAGCACAAAGGGCAGTGACGCCAGCCAGCCCATTTCGCTCCAGCTGAACCCTCTGGCTGTTTTAAGGTAGCTCGGCAACCAGGTTATCAGGCCCCAGTACATGCATTGGAGGCACAAATACCAAAAGACCAAAAGCCAGTACCGGTAATTGCCGATGAATCCCTTGAGACGCTGCCCCAGAGGCAACGCAACTTCCTTGGAAGCCGTAACTTCCTGTCCTGCTTCAATATGGGCCAGTTCAGCTTTGTTGATGCTTTTATGCTGCCTCGGGGTATCCGCCGTATGACGCCACAAAAGGTACAAAGGGATCAAGCCCACCACGAGGCAGAAATGGAAGTTGGCTCTCCAGCCGTAGTTTCCAATAAGATAAGCAAAAAACGGCATGGCCAGAGCTGGTGCGACAGATTGCCCGACAACCCAGGCGGCGTTGGCCCGCCCGCGTTCATGCCGGGGGAACCAGTTTTTTACAAAAACGCTTTGCAGCGGGTAGTACATGCCCTCGCCAACACCAAGCATAATCCGGCTGACGATGATGATCGCAAACGTAGAGGCAACGCCGCCCAGGAACAGAGAGGCCGTCCAAAGGCCAATACAAAGCATCATGGATTTGCGCGGCCCCAGGTAGTCGCCTATGGGAGCCAGCAGCACGTTGGCCACACCGTATGCCGCCAGAAAAACAGACATCATCATGCCGATTTGCACTGGCGCACCCTTGATGCCCATTTCGAGCAGAAAGGGATCGTTGGCGGCCAGAACAGAAACGTTCACACGGTCAAGATATGCTATGAATATCCCGATAAACAGACAAAATACGATTATAAATCGTTTTTTTGTTTGCACTTCGCCTGTTTCTTTCGTTTCATTCACAGAAGAAACGATTTTTTCACCCATAGTATTCCTTCCTGACGTTTTTATGACCCTGCAATGCGCATTTGCTGTGATCATACACAGAGTTAATAGTCTTTCAATTTCCACCATGAGCTACCGGTACTTCCCATATGGAATTTCCATTGTCACGACTATGCTGCGCAAATCCAGATTGGTAAAATTGTTTTTATTTGTGGATTAATAAGATAAAGTTATCGAAAGTGCTAAATGAAAGGGAAAACTCATGCAATTGACGCTGCGGCAAATTGAGGCATTTCTGACGGTTGCAAACCTTCGTAGCTTCACTGCTGCCGGGGCTTCCTTGCACATTACCCAAAGTGCCGTGAGCAACCTCATCAAGGATCTTGAGGCGCAGGTCGGCGTGCCGCTTTTTGACCGCACATCGCGCTTCGTCTCACTTTCCCCCGACGGGCGAGAGATGTACACGCTGGCCCAGAAGGCCTTTCACGAATTTTTGCTTATGGAAAAATACGCCGCAGATCTCAGCAGCCTGCGCGCGGGCAGGGTGCGCGTTGTGGGCGCCCCCCTCATTGCCTGCACACTGCTGCCGCTGCTACTCGCACATTTCAAGAGAGCCCAACCCGCCATACGGGTCGAGCTGGTGGATCAGCCCATGGCTATGGTGCAATCGAGCATACAGCAAGGGGATGCAGAAGTCGGTTTTGGCCCGGCCCGCCTGACAGAAACAGACATTATCGCCCGCCATTTTTTTACCACCCCTGTGAGCATGCTCTCACGCCCGGATCACCCGCTGGCAGGAAGGCACAGCACCTGGGGCGAGGTAAAGAAGGTTCCGGTGGTTGCAGTGGGGAGAGAATCCGTGGGCTATATCGCTGCGGATGTGGGGACACAGCCGCCGTTTTCCATCGGGCATGTGGTCAATCAGATGCCGACGGCCTTTGCCTTGGCAGCAGCAGGGTGCGGCGTTGCGCTCGCGGGGCGCTTTTCACTGATGCTGGCACGGGGCTATGGCCTTGTGGCTACCCTCCTGCACGACCCGGTACTGTACCGGGAAATGCAGATGTACCTGCCTGCTGCCCGCAAACTCTCGGATGCTGCCGCCACCTTTGTGGATTTTGCCACGCAGTTTGTGAAAGATCACGATCCCAATACACTGGATTCAGCCACTGTTGCCGAACTGGCACCGCCGCTCAGTACACGCAGAGACGCCTGATCACAGGCGGCTGGCCTGCCTTTGCAGCATAAAAAAACGCCCTGCTGAAAAGCAGAGCGTCTGAACGCATCCATCAGACAAGCCTGAAGGAAGTGCGCTAATTGTTTGCCGCAGCAGCGGGCTGCACCATGATGGCCCCGGCCTCCCTGCGGCGCAGGGCAATGGTTACTTCCGCGCAGCGCAAGGCCAGAGGGTCGCGCAGGGGCGCATAGCCCACCACAGAAACAGGCATGCCTGAACCCAACCCCATGTCGCGGATGCGCCGCGCAAGCTCGCCCCTGGCATTGATGCTGACAATACGCGCTACCTCGCCCACCTTGAGGGACGTGAGAGGAATAACTGAATCCATTGCGCCTCCGGGCATCTTTTAAAAAAGTCGCCCATTTTAAAAATAACATTCATTTTCAATTTAACGATCATCCTGCCCAGCGTCAAGAAAATATGACCACAGCAATCTGCAGTGGTTGCGCCACACTCGGCACCTCGCGCGACAGGCCCCAGCCGCTCCACTCGACCATATGGCCCGACTCTGGCATGATGCCTTGCAGCGGGAGTGGCGGATGCCCTCCACGCCCTTTCCGGCACACGTCAACAACGGACAAGCCATGAGCATCCTGAAAAAAGTTCTGGAGCGGGGCCTCACCCCCTCCAACGTCATAAGCTACCTGTGTTTGCAGATCATGCGCGTCAACGGCGCGTTCTGGGGCACCCTGCGTCTGCGGCTCAAGGCCCTTGCGTTGGGCGTGCAGGTGGGTGCTGGCGTGTCAGCCCACGGGCCTGTGGGCCTGTTGCGCTGGCCGGGCAGCCGCATGAGCATAGGCGCAGGCGCAAGCCTTATTTCTTCATGGCGGCGGGCCACGGCTGCGGCTCTGGCCCATCCCGTGCGCCTGCGCACCTTCGGCCCCGGCGCCAGCATTGAAATCGGCCCCGGCTGCCAGCTGAGCGGCACGTCCATCACCGCGCGCTCCAAGGTCATACGCCTTGGGCGTCAGGTCATGGTCGGCCCCAACTGTATTGTGGTGGATTCCGACTTTCACGCCCACTGGCCGCCGGAAGCCCGCGCCACCGAACCCGGCATGGAAGGCGACCGTCCGGTAACCATTGGCGACTACGTGTGGATTGGCATGAACTGCCTTATCCTCAAGGGCGTAACCATTGGCGAGGGGGCCATCATCGGCGCGGGTAGCGTGGTCACGCGCGATGTGCCGCCCTTCTGCCTTGCCGCAGGCTCGCCCGCCCGCGTGCTGCGCAGCCTTAAGCCCGGCGAGAGCGCGCAGCAGCCCGGTACTGCGGAATAGGTCGCTGCACGGTGTCTGTGGGGGAATATATTGCGGCGCTGCTGGCGTCAGAAAAGCTGGGCGCGCAGGTCACGTGCCACAAGCTCTTTCCGCCAGTGGAACCATGCTACGCGCCCACGCACCTGCCCTGGCCCGCAGCCATCAGCCGTGCCCTGGAGCAGCGCGGCATCAACGGGCTGTACAGCCATCAGGCCCTTGCCACAGACCACATCCGCGCCGGGCATTCCATTGTTGCGGCCACGCCCACGGCCAGCGGCAAAAGCCTTATCTACAACCTGCCCGTGCTCGACCGCTACCTGCGCGACCGTGACGCCCGCGCCCTGTATCTCTTCCCGCTCAAGGCTCTGGCGCAGGATCAGCTTGGCGCGTTCAATGCACTGGTGGAGGGCTGGCCCAAGGAGGCCCGCCCCACAGCCGCCCTGTATGACGGCGACACCACCGACCATTTTCGCCGCAAAATCCGGCGCAATCCGCCCACGGTGCTTATCAGCAATCCCGAGATGCTGCATCTCGGCATTCTGCCCCACCACGAGCAGTGGGCGGAATTTCTGGCAGGCCTGAGCCATGTGGTTGTGGACGAAGCCCACACCTACCGGGGCGTGTTTGGGGCGCACATGGCCCAGGTATTCCGGCGGCTCAACCGCATTGCCGGGCGCTACGGCGCACGGCCCGTCTATGTGCTGTGTACGGCCACTGTGGGCAATCCCGGCGAGCTGGCGGCAGCGCTGACCGGCACGGATGCGCCCGCCGCAGCGCCTGTCCTTGCCACAGATTCCCCATCTCCGGTTCCTTCCTCTGCTTCTGCCGCCCGCACAGCGGATGCGCCAGTGGTTATTGACCAGTCCGGCGCGCCGCAGGGCCCACGGCACTTTGTTTTTCTCAATCCGGAGCAAAGCCCTGCCACAGCCGCCATTGACCTGCTCAAAGCGGCGCTGGCCCGCAACCTGCGCACCATAGTCTACTGCCGCTCGCGGCGCATGACAGAACTCATCAGCCTGTGGGCCGGGCAATCGGGCGCATTTTCCGAGCGAATTTCCGCCTATCGCGCGGGCTTTCTGCCAGAAGAACGGCGCGGCATCGAGGCCCGCATGGCCTCTGGCGAGCTGCTGGCCGTGGTCAGCACCAGCGCGCTGGAACTTGGCATAGACATTGGCGGGCTGGACGTGTGCATCCTTGTGGGCTACCCCGGCACTGTCATGGCTACCTTGCAACGTGGGGGGCGCGTGGGCCGCGCGCAGCAGGAATCCGCCGTTATCGTGGTGGCGGGCGAGGATGCGCTGGATCAGTATTTTGCCCGCAATCCCGAAGATTTTTTCAGCCGCCCTGCGGAAAAGGCCGTAGTCAATCCTGACAACGAGGTCATTCTGACCCGCCATCTGGAGTGCGCGGCGGCAGAAATGCCCCTCACACCCGGAGAAGCCATGCTGGCAAGCCCCGCAGCACGCGCCGCCGCCCGCGCGCTCAACGCCAAGGGGCTGTTGCTGCAATCGGCGGATGGCACCCAACTGCTGGCCGCCCGCAAGCGGCCCCAGCGGCATGTGGATTTGC is a genomic window of uncultured Desulfovibrio sp. containing:
- a CDS encoding FeoA family protein, coding for MDSVIPLTSLKVGEVARIVSINARGELARRIRDMGLGSGMPVSVVGYAPLRDPLALRCAEVTIALRRREAGAIMVQPAAAANN
- the feoB gene encoding ferrous iron transport protein B; translation: MPESLSATVGARGGNARTLIGGLAYSLRLAIAGNPNCGKTTVFNALTGAHQHVGNYSGVTVEKKEGFIRHEGQEIILVDLPGAYSLSAYSQEEVVARNVLLGGAVQAVINVVDAGILERGLLLTAQLREMGLPVVIACNMMDEARAAGISIDFLRLSELMGAVAVPTVGTSGNGLREALSAARQVALDAENSSLQPCIPAASPTESHGSALHISYGPLLDPILETMEKRIAASQGMASSPYAHCAPRWLALSLLQNDAEAVAALQAADADLAADMAQVCRFVQEELGSIGHDAEGLIADGHSAFVRRVAAACVVKTGKRHRLSLSDRLDRILAHAVWGALIMLGVLYAMFQITIVLGSYPQGWLEGAFSALAGAVRGTLPEGLLSSLLVDGVIAGVGGVLSFVPLVLIMFALIAIVEDSGYMARMAYIADRVFQFFGLHGASVMPYIISGGIAGGCAIPGVMATRTMRSPKEKLATMLTLPYMACGAKLPVYLLLVGTFFPHNAANMMFAIIMLSWVLAFCVALLLRKTVLRGEATPLVMEMPPYRMPTARGICIHCWERTWMYLKKAGTVLVPLSMLIWAAMTFPALDPQTALPFENEIARLSAGLEREELPAEARASQEEALAKMQEKLDAERLRHTLAGSLGTWFEGATSYAGFSWRTDVALIGGIAAKEAIISTLGTAYALGEQDPEDPASLAELLRADPTWNQGTALALLVFVMLYAPCFVTLVVIRQESGSWKWVAFSIAFNTLLAFGMAVGVYQTYRFFWMDA
- a CDS encoding mandelate racemase/muconate lactonizing enzyme family protein, giving the protein MMKITSIDIIDVANDFSSATSKWRPVVVKVNTDEGISGFGEVGLAYGVGASGGFGMAKDLGQILIGMDPMCNEAIWEKMLRKTFWGQGGGGIFSAAMSGLDLAMWDIKGKALGVPVYQLLGGKTRSKIRAYASQLQFGWGAGQDKAMLVDPEAYAETALIAQEEGYDALKVDVLAMDGQGNWNQQDLSGVLPDKILRRGYDRLAAMRKAVGPDMDIIVEMHSFTSTTAAIQFGRMIAELGVLYYEEPVMPLNPKQMKKVADNVPIPIAAGERIYWRWGYRPFLEEGSLSVIQPDICTCGGLTEVKKICDMAHVYDVTVQIHVCGGPISTAAALHMEAAIPNFMIHELHRYALLEPNTRTCVHNYMPEKGMYSVPELPGLGQELTPETIAASTVVTVK
- a CDS encoding MarR family winged helix-turn-helix transcriptional regulator, with protein sequence MQLPCLFLQIRKADRQLNQLYGKFLARNGMRMTQYGLLRAIAGLEEPSITEIGRVLGIDQTTVTRNVEKLEKMGLVASAPGPTDSRKKIMQLTACGAASLKEAHPHWEEAQQLMISELGDDDVQELLRLLLKVSGIAEKDSA
- a CDS encoding LysR family transcriptional regulator, with protein sequence MQLTLRQIEAFLTVANLRSFTAAGASLHITQSAVSNLIKDLEAQVGVPLFDRTSRFVSLSPDGREMYTLAQKAFHEFLLMEKYAADLSSLRAGRVRVVGAPLIACTLLPLLLAHFKRAQPAIRVELVDQPMAMVQSSIQQGDAEVGFGPARLTETDIIARHFFTTPVSMLSRPDHPLAGRHSTWGEVKKVPVVAVGRESVGYIAADVGTQPPFSIGHVVNQMPTAFALAAAGCGVALAGRFSLMLARGYGLVATLLHDPVLYREMQMYLPAARKLSDAAATFVDFATQFVKDHDPNTLDSATVAELAPPLSTRRDA
- a CDS encoding MFS transporter codes for the protein MVEIERLLTLCMITANAHCRVIKTSGRNTMGEKIVSSVNETKETGEVQTKKRFIIVFCLFIGIFIAYLDRVNVSVLAANDPFLLEMGIKGAPVQIGMMMSVFLAAYGVANVLLAPIGDYLGPRKSMMLCIGLWTASLFLGGVASTFAIIIVSRIMLGVGEGMYYPLQSVFVKNWFPRHERGRANAAWVVGQSVAPALAMPFFAYLIGNYGWRANFHFCLVVGLIPLYLLWRHTADTPRQHKSINKAELAHIEAGQEVTASKEVALPLGQRLKGFIGNYRYWLLVFWYLCLQCMYWGLITWLPSYLKTARGFSWSEMGWLASLPFVLSIIFKVSCGFLTDKIGRSAPILMAAMFFAGCCVYLGAVAEQKYLSAVLLSLAVAFCTMGTPVAWTLLQGLIPGSSMSTASGIMNGLANGFASLAPAMIGFFISTTGQYSSGLLCLVFTGAAATIAAGILAAKRY
- the fabF gene encoding beta-ketoacyl-ACP synthase II; this translates as MRKVVVTGFGVISSSGNDPETMWKNISSGKSGIRYMDDSAFDESPVRIAGKVDDFSAETYFCAKDARKYDKYIQFAVVAALQAVEMSGLEGTDWDPERAGVYVGSGIGGIETIMKNHEAFLAKGARRVSPFMIPMMIVNMASGVVAIRTGFKGANYAPVSACATANNAIGEAFLSIAHGQADVMLAGGSDAGIQPFLLAGFSSMKALSTRNDVPEQASRPFDSGRDGFVMAEGAAVLLLEEEEHARRRQATILGEVVGYGATCDAGHITSPDFQGGARAMEIAIRQSGASVAEIGYINAHATGTKEGDRSEAAAIRSVFGDSLKTVKVSATKSMTGHLFGAAGGIEAIITLEALRHGLLPPTINLDAPDGECDIPHVCNKAEQTSTRYALSNSFGFGGHNASLVFRKYEE
- a CDS encoding diguanylate cyclase yields the protein MMIRRTGRAPGMGIRAYIALGFTVMALLFTASFFYFMSMAREVSVSGTRTYGLFMTLAESDKLTDSRNMARLRGAESALAALPSLTAKPAEPEASAALTELSAAIAELATAQPVTDDMLLQLRRTATLAHEFENRLLVGFLLLGTGLALLFGLLRLHLARPLQSIMVFLNQLGTGSASQPPKHSFITELRNISAALENLGTYLSLATVRSQKLASEHDHFQKMSLVDGLTGVGNRRAFDDKLHSLWLHALQHGTPLALIMLDVDTFKRYNDSLGHQAGDECLRRIAAAMSRAARATDVCARYGGEEFALLLPGADDATAQAVAARVHAEVAREQLPHPSSPVGDMVTVSLGVSSLTPVEEQKEESQMLVRQTDSALYAAKASGRNRTCVYGQAS
- a CDS encoding DapH/DapD/GlmU-related protein — protein: MPSTPFPAHVNNGQAMSILKKVLERGLTPSNVISYLCLQIMRVNGAFWGTLRLRLKALALGVQVGAGVSAHGPVGLLRWPGSRMSIGAGASLISSWRRATAAALAHPVRLRTFGPGASIEIGPGCQLSGTSITARSKVIRLGRQVMVGPNCIVVDSDFHAHWPPEARATEPGMEGDRPVTIGDYVWIGMNCLILKGVTIGEGAIIGAGSVVTRDVPPFCLAAGSPARVLRSLKPGESAQQPGTAE